A region from the Dysidea avara chromosome 15, odDysAvar1.4, whole genome shotgun sequence genome encodes:
- the LOC136245273 gene encoding uncharacterized protein yields the protein MAVSLSPNSNALLSALQNMSKLTKLPDFPYLVHGSTTCNKVPRDGKHSGDGKHSGDGKHSGDGKYSGDGKHSGDGKHSGDGKHSGDGKYSGDGKYSGDGKHSGDGKHSSDGKYSGDGKHSGDGKHSGDGKHSGDGKHSGDGKHSGDGKHSGDGEHSGDGKRVLWQILNV from the coding sequence atggcagtatcgctcagccctaatagcAATGCCTTATTATCTGCATTACAAAATATGTCAAAATTAACAAAATTGCCAGACTTTCCATACCTCGTTCATGGCTCTACAACATGTAATAAAGTGCCAAGAGATGGTAAACACAGTGGGGATGGTAAACACAGTGGTGATGGTAAACACAGTGGTGATGGTAAATACAGTGGTGATGGTAAACACAGCGGTGATGGTAAACACAGCGGTGATGGTAAACACAGCGGTGATGGTAAATACAGTGGTGATGGTAAATACAGTGGTGATGGTAAACACAGTGGTGATGGTAAACACAGCAGTGATGGTAAATACAGTGGTGATGGTAAACACAGTGGTGATGGTAAACACAGTGGTGATGGTAAACACAGTGGTGATGGTAAACACAGTGGTGATGGTAAACACAGTGGTGATGGTAAACACAGTGGTGATGGTGAACACAGTGGTGATGGTAAACGAGTCCTCTGGCAAATCTTAAATGTATAG